From a single Budorcas taxicolor isolate Tak-1 chromosome X, Takin1.1, whole genome shotgun sequence genomic region:
- the LOC128069611 gene encoding melanoma-associated antigen B16-like, translating into MAWHQMRGQHCNTFNKSLGWEVAQVSRALKENNIPSQFLMPDDFPSTPESCQNFYSSVATTATLLIKSDEFFTRQNVDYSLSTSQAMSYPVSMPRHPLNEEVALLVNFLLLKYQMKQPVTKADMMKVFIYKCEVHFPEILQRASECIEMLFGLDLKEVDPFNHCYVLFIKLGLTYDGMMHGEAGVPKTGILILILGVIFMKGNCATEEEVLEVLNVTRICSGRKYFFFGELKQLIKDFVREGYLEFQKVINGDHWQSEFLWGPRAYAETTKMKILEFLAKVNGTDPSSFPSQYEEALQDEKEKAQARISANCLCRYRFLY; encoded by the coding sequence ATGGCTTGGCATCAGATGCGTGGTCAACACTGTAACACCTTCAATAAGTCCCTCGGTTGGGAGGTTGCACAGGTCTCCAGGGCACTGAAGGAGAACAATATACCCTCCCAAtttctaatgcctgatgattttCCCAGTACTCCTGAGAGTTGTCAGAATTTCTATTCATCTGTTGCCACCACCGCCACCTTATTGATCAAATCAGATGAGTTTTTCACTAGGCAAAATGTAGATTATAGTCTAAGCACCTCACAGGCTATGTCATACCCTGTGAGTATGCCCAGACATCCTCTAAATGAAGAAGTGGCTTTGTTGGTGAATTTCTTGCTGCTCAAGTATCAAATGAAACAGCCAGTAACAAAAGCTGATATGATGAAGGTTTTCATCTACAAGTGTGAAGTCCATTTCCCTGAGATCCTCCAGAGAGCCTCTGAGTGCATAGAAATGCTCTTTGGCCTTGATCTGAAGGAAGTGGATCCCTTCAACCACTgctatgtccttttcattaaattgGGCCTCACCTATGATGGCATGATGCACGGTGAAGCAGGCGTGCCCAAGACCGGCATCCTGATACTTATCCTGGGTGTGATCTTCATGAAAGGCAACTGTGCCACCGAAGAAGAAGTCTTGGAGGTTCTGAATGTGACCAGGATATGTTCTGGAAGGAAGTACTTCTTCTTTGGGGAGCTCAAGCAGCTCATCAAAGATTTCGTGAGGGAAGGATACCTAGAGTTCCAGAAGGTGATCAACGGTGATCATTGGCAATCTGAGTTCCTGTGGGGCCCCAGAGCTTATGCTGAAACCACGAAGATGAAGATCCTGGAGTTTCTGGCCAAGGTTAATGGGACTGACCCAAGTTCTTTCCCATCTCAGTATGAGGAggctttgcaagatgaaaaagagaaagctcaGGCCAGAATTTCAGCCAATTGTCTCTGCCGCTACAGATTCTTGTATTGA